The genomic segment atgtattttggcaACAAGAGATGCAGTTCTGAGTTGTTATGACCTTTTGACCCCTgggttgggttaaatgtttgaCCCAACAtgctgggctttttttttttttttttttaaacattttaaaatgtttactgttaaaaatatctACTGCTGggttaaaattataaaatgaacaGGCATCAGTAATAATCAAAAGCTGAAATTTATTGATAAACAACAACACCTAGAAATGGACAAAAATACAGGCAAAGGTAAACACAACATGTAGGCTACATGAGCATGTGAGTGAGAAAAGTGCAAAAACAATGGCAagtcaaagtgaaatgtccctTCAAGGTTTGCATAATGATTTAATTACTCTTTCCACACAGATCTGTGCAACGGTCAGCGTCTGGTCCAGATCCAGGAGGGTCCTCTATATAGAGTGAAAGGATATCCCATCTCCATATCCTGTAATGTTAGTGGGTTTAAAGGCCCATCTCAGCAGGATTTTCAATTCATTCTCAAGAAACCAAATATGGATGTAAATATGATCAGTACTAGTGACCCAGTCTTTCCCTACAGAATGTTCTCCGATAGGGTAACACAAAAAGATATTGAGATTCAAAGGTTGTCAGGATCTTCAGTTCTTTTGAGGATCAAAAAATTGCTGGAGGAGGATGCAGGGGATTTGGTCTGTGAGACCCTACACACAGATGGCATATATTTAGGAATGTATGCTGCAGAAACAAAGCTTAATGGtaagatatatatttatctaGAGTGCTTTGATGATTAATCAGATGATTTGGCATTTTGTCATTAGCATTTGTTCATATTTCCATTCATCCCAACAGAAGATGATCAGCCATAAGCTGCagttatacatatatatttatatgaatcaCTGTTATGTCAGGCACCAGTCACTGTGCTCTCTGCATATTGGTATTGCcactgaaaaatgcattttttatcaaCCATTAGTTGTTACTGTTTTCAAtgacaaaaaggaaaaaaaaagactgttttATCCACAGTGATTGCAGACACCCTGGAGGTATCATACTCTGGCTCTCCCTCTCAGAGCTTGTCTGAAGATGATCCTCTTCAGCTTGAGTGCCAGGTCTCCAGCCAGACTTTTCAACATACTCATCTGTCCGTCACCTGGTTTCTCCATGGTGAACAGGATGAAAACCCCCGGCCAATCATTACTCTGGATAAAGATCTGACTGTAAAGCCAGGAGCTGGATTTGAGGATCGCTATGGTGCTGGTCTTATCAGCATGGATAAGGTGGAGGACACAACCTACAGACTGAAGATGCCTCAAGTGCAGCTGTCAGACCAGGGGAAGTTCTTCTGCAAAGCCATTGAGTGGATCCAAGACCCAGACCGTTCCTGGACACAGATTGCCCACAAAACCACCACAGCATGCAATGTGGAGATCAAACCAATTGGTGAGATTTATATTCTGTCATTTAAACCAGAGGGTCTCAGCTGATTTTTAGATTTTACACTTAGTGACTCAACACAGTTCAGTGTACAAAAAATAAAGCCCTTAGAATCAAACATTGATATTTATTCCAATTTATCTGCCAATTTTTCTAAACGTCTCTTATATTTTGATAGTTTCATGCTTTCTGCCATCCTTGAACCTGTATGTATCCTGGGTCATATTTTCTGGAGTagtatgtacatttttttttttttttttttgaggatgAAGGCCACACTGTTAACCATGTTAACATTTCTAGCTTTTACCAAATGACAGATGAAATTGTGTCAGACTTGTTATACTGCAGAGTTTGTTTGGACGCACAGCTTTTACAAGAACAAGTTATGGGAagtgttttccctcctatttaaaAGTTGATAAGTCTAATCACATTCCTGTCTTTACTATGCATGATTATATTGTAAGTTACATTCTGTTATtggcatttattattattttccccTGCTGTCTGTGTATCCATCACCAGTTCAGTTGTACCAGTTGAGAAACACTAAGATATAACACTATATAAGTCAGAACCTGGTGTAATAACTGAGTGTGTATGAGTAGAGTCATACACAGGAAGTTGTGTAAGAGAACCTGTTTAATCTCATGCTGTTTTCTGTGTCTCAAAAGTGGTCCCTGGTGTAGGTTcattcagtgtttatttgaagGCTTCAAAGGGGCCACTACAGGAGGGAGACGCACTGGACATTCGCTGCAGTGTGAATGCACAGAACCATCCTGGTCATTTCTTCTCGGTGACTTGGCTGAAGAACCAGCAGAAAGTGGCCCAAATTGGATCTTCTGGGGTGCTCACCGTGTTTGATAGttacaaagagagagagaatgcagCAGAGATGAGAGCAGTGAAAACCAGTCACATGGACTACCTGCTGACCATCCGTTCGGCTCGGGCTGAGGACCAAGGCCAATACCAGTGTGAAGTATGGCAGGAAAACATGAATGAAGATGGCACcttcaaaaaaatacaaaaacaaatgtcCAGTCCAGAGAATTTGAGCATCACGGCTAAAGGTAATTAATGAAACAACTGTTTCTCCTATACAGTCATTGTAGagtttgctaaagtgttctgaATCACTGCATTGCTATGGAATTGCTAGgatgttgtgaaaaaaaaaaaaaaaacattaaccaTGTAATGAGaaatttacagtacattttatttatatgaaatattaaaatatgcagcaaaaatgaaaagaatttcattattttgtggCACCGGTGAATATGTTAGAAGGGTGCAAAACTAGTTGAATACTATGGCTagcaatgttttaaaaactggTTTGCATTTTTTGTGGTACATAATCTAGTCACAGTTTTCACAAGGAATGCTTGCATTACAAGACATTAATATTTCCTGCTTTTTGCCTGTCTGGTCAGAGAGTGATCTGGCGGTGGTCATGGTGATGGAGGATGCAGTGACTGAGGGAGATGCTCTGCGGGTCACCTGCTCAGTGTCGGGATTCAAAGGTCCTTTATCTGTGTCATGGCAACACAAGAAAGACTCGGGGGTTTCCTTCAGTGATGTCATTAGTCTGACCCATGAGGGAGTGATGAAAGATGTTGGGGCAAGATATCAGAGCAGAAATGTTCAAACACTTCATTCTCCAGCTGGAAACTTTATTCTAGAGATTGGTGCATCTGCAACATCTGACAGCGGCGATTATAAGTGCATTGTGTCTGAATGGACAGTACAGAGCAATGGCGAGATGAAGAAAGCCAACACCCAATCTCAGCAAAAAGCCATTATAGTTAATTCTGTTGGTAAGATTACTGTATAATCACACATTATTCTCAGTAACAGAGAAAACTGTCAAGACATTCAGTcaaaatttatttgtaattacttTGCTCAAATTTGTACTgttactgatattaaaatttaaataatcacTGCAGACGTTTCTTTTCAGAATCTCTAATGAAGGTGACCTTGAAAAGTCGTACAACAAATGTTCCTATAGAGTCTCCAGTAGAACTGCTATGCACAGTCAAAGGGCCTAAAGTGTCTTTGGCTGTACGCTGGATGTTTCAGCCCCGCAATTCAACTgttcaaacaaatattttatccaTACGCCACACTGGAGAAATCGCCTGGAGAGCAGATCAGAGAAACTATCAGCTTTCCATTCAAGCACTGCCGACAGACACTCGTTTCACTCTCGTGGTGCCGAGAGCCAGCAAGCAACAAGACGGACAGTACCAGTGTCAAGTTGATGCCTATCAAAAGGATGTACAGAAAGCCTTGAAGAACTCCAACCCATTGGCGGTGACTGTACAAAAACCTGGTAAAAACAGTCTTTTATTCATAGTGTATTATGTTGAAAAGATACATTcaacttattaaaaatattaaatattaaatattaaaatattttgacataCTATCCCCAAAAACTGTTAAACTTACCTCTAACCCGACctggtcacattttattttatttgtatgtgtccttgttacatatAATTGCATAGATAAGTACTGTGTTAAGTACACAGATAATTCACTGTTATTACTGTTACTGGTAAATACACATAGTTCTAGAGACTTTACTATTGTTATAAAATGCTATAAAAATAGCGATAAAGaatgagcaggtatttgcaaaatTTTGACATTTGGTACACATGACAgaaaattgtgattttaaaaattgaTACCAGGTCTATCAAAATGACAACGTAATTGGAAACTAAACCATGGCACcacaaacagaaacacaaatgAGCATtaatgtgacacacacacacaatgctaACATACATACCTATACACTACTACAAAAGAGACTCTAAACACTAAAATGTGCATATGTTCTCTGTGTACATACTGTGCAAAATattggaaatatatatatatttttttaaagcatttagaTAACTGTAGTTTATTGAATAtcactctgtctctctctcagtcaGCAAGATGAGACTGTCCTCACCCACCTCTCAGTTGGAAACCACTGTCAACACTGATGCTAAGCTTGAATGCTCAGTCAAGAGGACAACCACAAATACCTCTCGTTTCACGATAACATGGATATTTGGGTCCCAGATGCTCTTAACTATGGACCTAGATGCTGTTGTCAAGTTTGGCCCTGCAGCTGGCCTAGAGATGGACCAGAGGATCCGTATGGAAATAAGACAGAAACAGAACTTCCAGCTTACTATCCACCAGGTCAGAACATCTGACAGTGGACAATATCATTGTGAGGTGGAAGAGTGGCTTCAAGATCCTCTTGGTGACTGGTATTCCCTAAAGAAAATGTCTGTTTCCACAGAGCTGGTTGTCAAAGAGAAAGGTAAGAATATTTTACTTCACTGAAATGGTCTTTTAACTGAACCACAATATTCTAAACACAAAGATGTTTTACACtgattaaaatactttttttttttttaaaaccttgcTTTTCTTTAATCAGTGGTCAATGACAAATATAAGAGTGTccaagagagagaaaaaaaggagCAATCTTccaaattgattaaaaatgcatgtgCCAAATTATTAGAAATGGTCTTGCATGCTCTTTGGATGTTGGAAAAGAGGATCCTACCCATCACTACAGTTTCAGATGGGTATTTAATAGCCCAGAATCTGTTAATGGGATATATTTATTGTCATACTCTTATAACAGTTGTTTACACACAGAGAACCAGCAACAAGCATGGTTTAGACTTCTGTAGACCTACACCTCATACTTTCCATCTGGTTGTATTAAACTCTGATATAGGTGTTAATGGAAGCTACCAGTGCAGAGTTAAGCAATACCAACTTGATTGTGAGGGCCAGTGGAAACAAATGGAACATGCCCAATCAGGCTTAATTTTTGATCCTGATAAGTGTGGCCATCTGTCTGGTTGTAGGATGGAGAGTCCAGTTTTTAAATACTATATTGGCCTACCAGCACAGCCTTTAGCTCATTTGTCCTCCTTATAAGATTATTTCTACTTTAGAAAAGATTTTCTACTTTATCCagtggtatttaaaaaaaaatacattcattcattaccAGTGTTGAGCAAGTTACTctgaaaatgaatcattttattctccCACATCCTGCGCACACACGAGTGTCTACCTGCCCGCACCAGTACTCGCCCGTCTTGTCCCAAGCCGCACTGTTGCGTCAGGTCTCGCCGGAGTGCAGGTCTCTAATCCACTGGCACTGGACTCAGCAGTGCGTGTGCTACACCCTATTTACAATCTAGATTATAAAACACTGCATTCTGTCAGCAATGTAACGCGGCAGTAACGTTTAGAGACCTCAGCTTGTAACTGTACTCTTAATtactattttgaaaattataaCGCTTTAAATTACTCCGTTActaaaaaagtaatcaaattacaGTACCGCGTTACTAAGTAATGTGTTACTGCCCGACAttgttcattacaaataaagcatatttatgttaatattaagtgatgtccattttagacacaaaattgtgaatattgaatatatttttgctttatccaagaaaaatagtttcaaacagaGTCATAAGAGAACCATTGCTTCTCCCGTAAACACAGCTTTTTCTTTCCTGAATTATTCAACATTTTTGAATGTAtcaagtgagtcaatgattcagtgacccATTCATGAAGACAGTTACTTGCTTAGTTCCTGAGTGAATCAGCCATTTTGAATGGATTGACTAAATGAATCATTGGCTTGCTACCACCTACAGGTGgttttagtttaatatttaaagtagaattatttcccccccatttagATTTTCTATTCCAattaaacagtctgtgtaaatacatttaaataccaaTTTAGATGCAGCTACTGTGCCACCTCTACAGTGCAAAGATGTTTTTGGTGATACTGATATCATATATCACATGATTGGTAACAGCCCTGTTTCTTATTAATCTAATTGCATTTATtgaaaaaatgtaagaatttacATGACAAGGGGATGGATACAAAAATGCCCCTGAAAATCAATTTAAAGGGCAAATATTGGCCCTTGATGAAAAAATTGAATTTCTTGTTTGACCTTTGATGTTGTGTTTAATTTAAACAGAAATTAAACTGCATGTTCAGAAGGAAAACCGAACATTCAACATTACCAATCATCAGACTGCATTCACCATCGACTGTGTCATTGACTCACAATCCAGTGATAAGTCTGTCTTTGAGGTCACCTGGTTCAAGGTTCAGGAGGAAGAAGGACCAGTTACCATATTCACTGCCAAGCGTGACGGTACTTTACACAGTGCAATTAGCGATAAAAATCTTCTGTTTGGACGACCACTTGCCACACACTATAAATTGACTGTGCCACAGATCAACCCCACTGATATGGGGCAATATTACTGTCAGGTTGAGGAGTGGCTTCTAACTGCTAACACCTGGAAGAAATTTGCTTCAGATAAATCTGGAGAGCTCTCCATCTATGTTCACAATGAAGGTAAGATGTTCTAAGCgtttttaaccattttaatCATTTCCACTAGGCTTTAGTCACTAAATTAGCCTGCTCACATCCCTTCAACCACACAGTAACCATAATTTCACAAAGTAGGACATGTTCCTGGAACAACATCCCTAACAACCAATCCGATTTTAGGGTGAGGTTTAGAGCTAATTTTTGGGTCAGGCTTGGGTTAGGCATAGGGGCCTGTATACCATTCATGTCAACCTCCCTTTCATTTTAGGAGTAGGTTATGGTTAGGTTCAATATGTCCATCTCATGCTTTTAGGAGCCTTCCTGCATCagtaaaaaaattcaattttatttagcttgcaagaaaatatatacatgtactgTTTGGCcaaataatatacacatatGCACAGTGCTGCTGTATCAATCCAATCAAGCCTTGACTCAATGGCCAAATATGTAAAAAGTACAGATAATCATATTCTGATTAGGTGGTTTGTCTAAGGGGCTCCCTGaatatttttttgctgtttCCAGAGTCTATTTTAGTGATATCTGTCATGTAGGTATAATTCATGTGTGATATAAAAAACTTACAGCACATTCAACCATTAAATCAAATGCATATACAAAACtatgaatattattttgtaataataaaagatatttTCCTTTACAGAAAGCAAAAATCTGACATTTGATTTGTTTCCTCAGGTGATTCTGAAAAACTGATAGACCCATTGGGAATAACATTGGCAATCGCTATTACTCTGATTTGTCTTCTTGTATTGGTCATAATATTGTTGTTGAGAAAGGGCCACAAGAAGAAATCTAaactgaagaagaagaaagactGTATGTGGGCTGAAAAAAATGGCCTTACTCTTGTGCCTACTTGCGATTAGATTGTTGTTTTCAAATGCTAATGATCAGATtgcagttactttttttttatcaattataTGATTACATACATTCACACAGTAATCATTTCACTTTTAAGAAACTTGGAAAAATATTACTGTACAGTAGGCCTATAAGTTTCCTAACTTTCTATTGACTGCAAATTTACatgtaaaatctaaaaaaaagcattttggtTGCTTGTTTTATCAACATTTCATATCTAATCAACTCCtgacaaacattttaattattatttgacaTCACTCAGTGAGTCATTTGATGTTTTACTATAGGGGTCGGCAACCAGTGCCGCGAGTGCCAACATTGGCTCatgagaaagagagatgaatgtatttcatttaaaggtcccatgacatgctgctttttggatgcttttatataggcctaagtggtccctagtactgtatctgaagtctctttcccaaAATTccgccttggtgcagaatttcagccactacgagccagtcccacaatgagctttccttaggacgcgccatttctgtgtctgtagctttaaattctaatgaggaggagagaggaggggcaaggtggagggtgggtgtgtggccttaaccagcttgcgctaccatgcgctaatgttgacagtggatgtattgcaatggctcgtagacacacagtcgttcaagcttttcagtttgacccagaatctgatccggatggagaagcaccagATGAAGAAGCTGCAACTCAGcagctacagcaggacgtctccgaatggttagtttaaaatattgtgtctggatacggtactttagttggtttgtttatgtatgctgttacagttcagttattatcatgtagctaatgctagccataggccggatgaaggaactaaaaaaatacttcggtgttcatttgtacatccaaacactgagcaactgccatgcttcgctcgtttgcaagccatgatgtctctcgagggaaaataaatattgcgctcgcctcgcactgtagtagctcattttctcatgggcaaagcagagaaaagggaggtaacctttccccgtatgacgacataaagggaaccGCTGAATTACCACTGAATATCACAAACCACTGAAACTGCAACACTGCAACAAAATAGCAGTTAGCTCTATGTTTTCACACGAGTACATTTTTCTTTAGTTGTGCTGCACAACTGAGTGGATGGCAGCTTAAagttttgttgtatttgttaCTCTTTGCTTTGAGAGCAAAATAAGTTATGCTATCAGTGTTGAAGTTTTTTCAGCTCAGTTTCTTTAAAATTCCACATGACAATGACAGTGATGGGTGAACTACAACATCAAGAGAGAAGATTTAAAATCTGTTATTTAAAGTCTAGCTTAAGCCTGTAAATAAACTACTTTTAggatttaaatgtttaaaacacatttaaattgtCTGACAAtttcttcagaaatattttaaatagtgctTCATTGATATGTCAGTCTGCAAATCAATTACGCAAGTCCATGACTGATAATATTATGCTTGGATAACATGAATTATTACGTTTCAACATTGACAAAAGCTTGCCAACCCCTGTATAGACCTAAGTTAGGGTAGATAGACATATTGAATTTTACATTGATGAATGATGAATGAGGCTGTGAGGAATAGACTTACAgtctttaaaaagttaaagagcacatgtaattttcaaaaaaaatgtatggacTCTTTGTTTGTCTACTTAGTCTtttgtcaaaaattaaatatggcgcTACCCTGACAAGGTCTATTACAGTAGGTTATGTCTTTAGCCCTACATCGCCCCTCGAGTAGGGTTTACGTTTAAGGTCCTTGGGGTCAGatagaccccaaacttttacagAGCGATTGCATaaggaaatataatttttttatatgacaaactatatatcattttttttatttacttctcAACTATACATTTATGCTGCGTTTTTGTGGATATTTGATAGTTTTTTACCTATTTACGGCACAATTATTCAACTACGCCATAAATTGGCTtatgaaaaatttattttttattaaaaaatcacttaaattatgacctaaattaaaaataaatggtttctAGATATTGGCCCATGTGTTAGGGATAGAATACTGCCATCTGCAGGTTAGAATAAAAACTTTAGGAATTAcagttaaagaaagaaagtgcaATGACCacatatatccagcagaggtcCATAGGGactcattcattttcagttcaGTGTCAAGTcaatttttcttcatgtttcagCTTCTCCTTGCAactttatgatatatattttgtgaaaatatatttaaaaattctaaaatatataaaaaaaatccatatttttgtcaaaggttagaatttgttgttattgtctGGTGTCTTTTGAATGGTCTGCTTTTGCGAATTATGttacataaatttgcagaaatgtctctctctctctgtgtgtgtgtgtgtgtgtgtgtgtcacattgttatgcatttatgttctgtgcattttatttgccaaaatctacaaaaaaaaactggacaCCTATGTCAcacctgtgtgtgtctgtgtgtgtgtgtgagtgtgagagagtgagtgaacaTGCTTGTTCCatgttgcatttgtgctctagtaccaGTCCTTCATTTATGAGTggaaattttcagatttatgccaaatttgttgattttatatgccaatttctataaaaatgcactCTATTGCAgtcacacacacgtgtgtgtttgtgtgtgtgtgtgtgtgtgtgtgtgtgttgcgtaTGAGATAGAAGGTTCGTTCCaatttgcatttgtgctctagatCCAGgcctttataaaaatgtaaaacttttcaGATTTATACTAGGTTTactaatgaaacaaaaaaaatattttttttcacttttcccattcattttcaatgtttttttgtgtgtgtttagataGATTATTTAGGAAAAGTCACAGTCTCATGCCCCTGAGAAGAAgggaacattttaaaataataaatgaaaattccatTGGGGTCAGATAGACCCCAAGGACCGATTAAGGGTTAAAAGACTTTTGGGTTAGACTTTTctactacactcttaaaaataaaggtgcttcatgatACCATAggagaacctttttgtctaaatggttccataaagaacctttaacatctgatgAACCTTTCCGTTTCACAAAACTTTCACTTTGTggcaaaagaaggttcttcagattataaaaaggtaagaaagagatggttctttaaagaacctttgactgaatggttctttgtggaaccaaaaattgttctaatatggcatcgcttgaagaaccttttgaagcacctttaattttaagagtgtaactataagtaactttgtaactacatgtcaactatatgtcaactaattctcgtTAATTTGCAACTGCATGTCTACTAACtgtcagagtagactgttaagATAGGTTTAGgattagtagaataagttgacatatacttgcaaagtttctgatagtcagtatgttgtatgttgtggacccatcaaaataaagtattagaagatattaagcagacagtctactaatactctaatgactgctagttgacatgtagttgcaaagttacttactgttagtagaatgtctaaagtggactatcgaaataaagtgttaccgacttTTGTCtatcagacacacacaaaaaataaaacaataaaaaaaaaaaaaatcacatcatTTTGCATTCACCATAATCCATATATACACACCAAACCAACAAAACAGTAATGCTAATTTTAGGTTTGTGAATTGGTTTTGTACTCTGCTTCAAAACTGTACATAAATGTGCTTTTATGTTTGTGATAACTTTTGAGCCTTTGTTTTAGAAATATAACTTGTTTGATCTGCTACCACACATTTGTAcactatgtaaataaattttcCATCCAACTTTGACATTGGCTCTGttgtctttgtgtttttgaatgtttgttCATGTAATGTTTAAAGTCATAATGTAATAAGTGACAACAACTGTCAGTGGGGAccatcagctgtttggttacacatattctccaaaatatcttcttatgtgttcaacagaacaaataaactcatacaggttaGGAACAATTTAAGGTTAagtaataacagaattttcatttttgagtgagctatccctttaacagcTGGGGTGGAGCTTAGTGTGACTGAATAAACAGATGAATGACATACCTTTTCCATTAAGGAGGTTCAGGTGTGGCAACTTACAATAATGCAGTCAGATCCCATTCATGTTTTAACTACAGTTTCAGACTGatacaaatgcataaaagcCACTCACTGCTAAAGTCTCACTACAGATTCCCTGAGGGTGGGTGGATGGGCGGACCGGTTTTACCTGGAACAGCTGAAACAAATACAAAagtgaaagaaaatgaaaacgCTCGGGGAAGTATTTAATCTTTTTGTCTGCGTAATATTATCAAGATTCAGTAAGTAATGTTGTTTATAATTGACCATAGTTTTTTTGcatcatattttaaatgatattgaAAGTTTAGTTCTTTTCAATAATCTGTTCAAATCGTTAAGGGTTGAGTGCTTCCTCAATCGCTTCAGAACATGTCCAGGTTAAGCAAACAATGAATTATACTGTATCCACAAATCAATTTCTTTGCTGAAGTATCCTAATGTTAAAGACAATGTTGAAGTAGCAGCCAAAATTTTATTTAGGACTAGGAAACAAGCTAATACACTATTGCATTGAGGTTATcattttcactgtaaaaatcTTGTGTTGTTAACTTTTAGAGGTTTTAGATGAGTATGCTTTAGATTTTTAATCTTGCACCATAttctttcattttataaatgttatacaGATGCTGTAACTTCTATCATCCATGTTGAGAATGGGAAGAGTGTGACTTTAAATCCAAATATACAAGGAAATCCTGAAGACATTTTGTGGACATTCAATGGAAACAAGGTGGCTGAACATGATTTGAAAGAATTTCAAGACTATGGTCAATTCATAGGAAGATCAGAGATTCAAATCATTACTGGGCAGCTCATTGTTCTTCGCATGACCAGCCAGGACAGTGGTATTTATAAGTCTGTAATACAGATCGATGGAAAGCTGCAAAATTCTGAAAATGAAGTTCAAGTTATTGGTAAGTGACTTTTTGcaattgagaaagaaaaaagacacCAATATTGTTGGTTAGTACTGATTTAACGTTGGCCTGGATGGCATATCCACATAATCATGCTGCTCGCCATTAAAGCACAGCTGGTAAAGCTGGATAACCAAGAAAATCCTGCCAGTTAAGGACACCAGCATACAAAATACTGTACCAACTATGCTGGTTTTTAAAGAGCCTGAGATGCTGCCCTATTCTGTTGATGAATGTAATGAATCACATTGTGatgatataaacaataaaagtatTTCTACACTTTCCAAGAAGTCACTTATTTAACCAAAGCAAAataagcaacaacaacaacaataatgataCTAATAATggtactactactaataatatcaAGACTTCTATGTATGACAAAATAATGCAACAATAATATCAAGCTGGAATTCTATGTATGACAAAAGAATGCAACAAAACATAATGGGTATTTTTGAGAATTTTACTctaaataaa from the Onychostoma macrolepis isolate SWU-2019 chromosome 09, ASM1243209v1, whole genome shotgun sequence genome contains:
- the igsf3l gene encoding immunoglobulin superfamily, member 3-like, whose amino-acid sequence is MREKAEGSISLRMVDFWCRLWHLLLYLTGLLQFDLCNGQRLVQIQEGPLYRVKGYPISISCNVSGFKGPSQQDFQFILKKPNMDVNMISTSDPVFPYRMFSDRVTQKDIEIQRLSGSSVLLRIKKLLEEDAGDLVCETLHTDGIYLGMYAAETKLNVIADTLEVSYSGSPSQSLSEDDPLQLECQVSSQTFQHTHLSVTWFLHGEQDENPRPIITLDKDLTVKPGAGFEDRYGAGLISMDKVEDTTYRLKMPQVQLSDQGKFFCKAIEWIQDPDRSWTQIAHKTTTACNVEIKPIVVPGVGSFSVYLKASKGPLQEGDALDIRCSVNAQNHPGHFFSVTWLKNQQKVAQIGSSGVLTVFDSYKERENAAEMRAVKTSHMDYLLTIRSARAEDQGQYQCEVWQENMNEDGTFKKIQKQMSSPENLSITAKESDLAVVMVMEDAVTEGDALRVTCSVSGFKGPLSVSWQHKKDSGVSFSDVISLTHEGVMKDVGARYQSRNVQTLHSPAGNFILEIGASATSDSGDYKCIVSEWTVQSNGEMKKANTQSQQKAIIVNSVESLMKVTLKSRTTNVPIESPVELLCTVKGPKVSLAVRWMFQPRNSTVQTNILSIRHTGEIAWRADQRNYQLSIQALPTDTRFTLVVPRASKQQDGQYQCQVDAYQKDVQKALKNSNPLAVTVQKPVSKMRLSSPTSQLETTVNTDAKLECSVKRTTTNTSRFTITWIFGSQMLLTMDLDAVVKFGPAAGLEMDQRIRMEIRQKQNFQLTIHQVRTSDSGQYHCEVEEWLQDPLGDWYSLKKMSVSTELVVKEKEIKLHVQKENRTFNITNHQTAFTIDCVIDSQSSDKSVFEVTWFKVQEEEGPVTIFTAKRDGTLHSAISDKNLLFGRPLATHYKLTVPQINPTDMGQYYCQVEEWLLTANTWKKFASDKSGELSIYVHNEGDSEKLIDPLGITLAIAITLICLLVLVIILLLRKGHKKKSKLKKKKDCMWAEKNGLTLVPTCD